Proteins co-encoded in one Gleimia hominis genomic window:
- a CDS encoding DUF6318 family protein — protein sequence MRNTVNNRKFQLAILSAILLACTPALSACSHTSADELEQKAGEKASPPSPAERYPQEKPEYPEEGREHSERGAFKVAAYFTELIGYSYSTYDTKPLEQLCSEETAKECKKIITNIDQAREKGEWYKNFDTSNTSIGMTHAPEKGEIGDLVITLSPDKVKYEIHTPEQKDGKQVIKSPRINNKCNLSWKTDHWVVADCKTTFVNDK from the coding sequence ATGCGTAACACTGTTAACAACCGCAAATTCCAGCTAGCTATCCTCAGTGCAATCCTCCTAGCATGCACGCCGGCACTATCAGCTTGCAGCCACACAAGCGCAGATGAACTAGAGCAAAAAGCAGGCGAGAAGGCCTCTCCTCCATCACCGGCTGAACGCTACCCTCAAGAAAAACCTGAATACCCCGAAGAAGGCCGGGAACACAGTGAACGCGGCGCGTTCAAAGTAGCTGCCTACTTCACGGAACTAATCGGATACTCATACAGTACTTACGACACAAAACCTCTCGAACAACTCTGTTCCGAAGAAACAGCTAAAGAATGCAAAAAAATCATTACAAATATCGACCAAGCTCGTGAAAAAGGCGAATGGTACAAGAACTTCGACACAAGCAATACGAGTATCGGCATGACCCATGCGCCCGAAAAAGGAGAAATCGGAGACCTCGTAATCACCTTGAGTCCAGATAAAGTTAAGTACGAAATCCACACTCCTGAACAAAAAGACGGAAAGCAAGTTATTAAATCTCCCCGCATCAATAATAAATGCAACCTCTCATGGAAAACAGATCACTGGGTCGTAGCAGACTGCAAAACCACATTTGTGAACGACAAGTAA
- a CDS encoding DUF6318 family protein: MRNQTKQSHRQALTVVPLLACSMTLAACSSDKNTAVESPQEESKGHIKDFAKTAEENSFAQQADGTDPNQSGSGAPNGAPGSYEELVEPPPVEERYPYSKPKYPTEGRTQSREGALAVAKYYTELIGYSFSTLDTKPLEELCDRETARQCRGIINLILDKKKHGAWMFRVDTRKNEVSRVEKPETGMPGQILVLHTVKDVRYASYDMRNGPNIEIKVHDSLIASAYLEWKDNRWILADGRYLTLTRTQ; encoded by the coding sequence ATGCGCAATCAAACAAAACAAAGTCACCGGCAGGCTCTAACCGTTGTCCCCCTTTTAGCATGTTCGATGACGCTAGCCGCCTGCAGCAGCGACAAAAACACTGCTGTGGAATCTCCTCAAGAGGAAAGCAAGGGACACATTAAAGACTTTGCAAAAACCGCAGAAGAGAACTCATTTGCCCAACAAGCAGATGGAACCGACCCAAACCAGAGTGGATCAGGTGCGCCCAACGGTGCTCCAGGCAGTTATGAAGAACTGGTCGAACCTCCACCGGTAGAAGAACGATACCCGTACAGCAAACCCAAATACCCGACAGAGGGGCGTACGCAATCGCGTGAAGGAGCGCTCGCAGTAGCGAAATACTACACTGAGCTAATCGGTTATTCATTCAGCACTCTTGACACGAAGCCGCTAGAGGAATTATGTGATCGGGAAACCGCACGGCAATGCCGAGGAATCATCAACCTGATCCTCGACAAGAAAAAACATGGTGCGTGGATGTTCCGCGTGGATACCAGGAAAAACGAGGTCAGCCGGGTTGAGAAACCTGAAACTGGTATGCCCGGCCAGATCCTCGTGCTCCACACCGTAAAAGACGTAAGATATGCTAGTTACGATATGAGGAACGGGCCGAATATTGAGATAAAGGTGCACGACTCGCTAATCGCCTCCGCCTACCTCGAGTGGAAAGACAACCGCTGGATCCTCGCAGACGGCAGGTACCTAACACTCACGCGAACGCAGTAA
- a CDS encoding glycerophosphodiester phosphodiesterase family protein gives MDFPKVIAHRGVSSLAPENTIAAFSKCIEVGVPTFEFDVDIMGDGTLIVIHDDKFDRTTNGKGGFYNKGFSDLRKLDAGGWFSRQYRFEPVPELASVVSLMSSAQLDANLEIKPCRGGTRLRDALVEGISVSLRELDADRQLLISSFDLELLQGVRSIMPQAHLACLYDPSEDFLVSPGEERVDAWIRHAKTLGAEAIHPSFESLREHEVERMRDAGFDVNVWTVNEVSRAVELAQWGANAVITDRPQDFPEEVRQQRL, from the coding sequence ATGGATTTTCCGAAGGTTATTGCGCATCGTGGGGTGAGCAGTCTTGCTCCTGAAAACACGATTGCCGCGTTCAGTAAGTGTATTGAGGTGGGGGTACCTACGTTCGAGTTCGATGTCGACATCATGGGTGACGGTACCCTCATTGTTATTCACGACGACAAGTTCGACCGGACTACGAACGGTAAGGGCGGGTTTTACAATAAGGGTTTCTCTGACCTGCGTAAGTTGGATGCGGGCGGCTGGTTTTCACGCCAGTATCGCTTTGAACCTGTTCCGGAGTTAGCTTCTGTTGTTTCGCTGATGAGTTCCGCGCAGTTGGATGCGAATTTGGAGATTAAACCTTGCCGTGGGGGTACACGGTTGCGGGATGCGTTGGTTGAGGGGATTAGCGTGTCGTTGCGTGAACTTGATGCGGATCGGCAGCTTCTGATTTCTAGTTTTGATTTGGAGTTGCTTCAGGGGGTGCGTTCGATTATGCCGCAGGCGCATCTAGCGTGCCTTTATGATCCGTCGGAGGATTTCTTAGTTTCCCCTGGCGAAGAGCGTGTGGATGCGTGGATTCGGCATGCGAAAACTTTGGGTGCGGAGGCGATTCACCCGAGTTTTGAGTCGTTACGCGAGCATGAGGTTGAGCGGATGCGTGATGCTGGGTTTGACGTGAATGTTTGGACCGTGAATGAGGTTTCGCGTGCGGTGGAACTTGCGCAGTGGGGTGCGAATGCGGTTATCACGGATAGACCCCAGGATTTTCCTGAGGAAGTGCGCCAGCAGCGGTTGTAG
- a CDS encoding DUF4032 domain-containing protein — protein MPQGMQITAANLDPALLDLPWDIALEDWPEDLLAALPRGISRHTVRFVNLSGRVIAVKEIGESVAYHEYGLLRDLVRLGAPSVTPTAVITGRRSRDGEELTPALVTEHLQFSLPYRAVFSQIMRPETATRLIDSLAALLVRLHLLGFYWGDVSLSNTLFRRDADSFTGYLVDAETGELHEKLTSGQRNYDVDLARTNIIGELMDLQGGEILDEDVDVIKVGNRIEERYHKLWSELTEEESFQGNERWRVSQRIKRLNELGFDVGELNITTDVDGTRIVIQPKVVDAGHHHRQIMRLTGLDVGERQARRMLNDLHTYRALQGRNNEPLELVAHAWLNDVFEPTVRAVPNELKGKREPAQIFHEVLDHRWYLAQQQQRDVPLPEATKSYIKNVLPSRVDEELYLDPGVQDTLY, from the coding sequence ATGCCACAAGGAATGCAGATTACCGCGGCGAACTTAGACCCCGCGTTGTTGGACCTCCCCTGGGATATTGCTTTGGAGGATTGGCCGGAGGATCTTCTGGCAGCACTGCCACGTGGTATTTCCCGGCACACCGTTCGGTTCGTGAACCTCTCTGGCCGCGTGATTGCCGTGAAAGAAATTGGGGAAAGCGTTGCGTACCATGAGTACGGACTGCTTCGTGACCTGGTTCGTCTTGGCGCGCCGTCCGTGACCCCCACGGCTGTGATCACGGGTCGGCGTAGTCGGGATGGGGAGGAGCTGACTCCCGCACTGGTTACTGAGCACCTGCAGTTCTCCCTGCCATATCGCGCGGTTTTCTCACAAATTATGAGGCCTGAAACAGCTACGCGCCTGATTGACTCTCTAGCTGCCCTACTGGTACGCCTACATTTGCTTGGGTTCTACTGGGGGGATGTGTCGCTGTCGAACACGTTATTTCGGCGAGATGCCGATTCGTTCACGGGGTACCTGGTGGACGCGGAGACCGGTGAGTTGCATGAAAAACTCACCTCCGGACAACGCAATTACGACGTCGACCTTGCGCGAACCAACATCATTGGGGAACTGATGGATCTGCAGGGCGGCGAGATCCTCGACGAAGATGTGGACGTGATCAAAGTAGGTAACCGCATCGAAGAACGCTACCACAAGCTTTGGAGTGAACTTACGGAAGAGGAAAGTTTCCAAGGGAATGAACGGTGGCGGGTGTCGCAGCGGATTAAACGGTTGAACGAACTTGGGTTTGATGTGGGTGAGCTGAACATTACAACCGACGTGGATGGTACCCGAATTGTGATTCAACCGAAGGTGGTGGATGCGGGGCATCATCACCGTCAGATAATGCGACTAACCGGGTTGGACGTGGGTGAACGCCAAGCCCGGCGGATGCTCAACGACCTCCATACCTACCGGGCGTTGCAAGGCAGGAATAATGAACCGTTGGAGTTAGTAGCACACGCGTGGTTAAATGACGTTTTCGAACCAACTGTCCGCGCTGTGCCCAACGAGTTGAAGGGTAAGCGTGAACCCGCCCAGATTTTCCATGAGGTTCTAGACCACCGGTGGTACCTAGCGCAACAACAACAACGCGACGTACCCCTACCTGAGGCAACGAAGTCTTACATAAAGAACGTGCTTCCCAGCCGCGTGGATGAGGAGCTATACCTAGATCCCGGGGTGCAGGACACACTGTACTGA
- a CDS encoding heme-binding beta-barrel domain-containing protein, giving the protein MIVIPENLPPKLAKLTWLLGSWRGWGTSGEGAGDPVLIRFDAQILGEQVRTNTQLIAADQVGELSAETNAVDGAAALKPVKLLWEESAYWSVADPDKGVLQISSTRSDGLCALWAGKVDGPRMRLLVDTLVRASGAPEIKQGERLYGLVESDVFFTETLKGAEQMVTSGRVTRVEDPKPGGENGLAPSEGTSDASEGTSDE; this is encoded by the coding sequence ATGATTGTTATTCCTGAGAACTTACCTCCGAAGCTAGCGAAACTAACGTGGCTGCTCGGGTCGTGGCGTGGATGGGGTACCTCCGGTGAAGGTGCTGGAGATCCGGTTTTGATCCGATTCGACGCGCAAATCCTGGGTGAACAAGTGCGCACAAATACGCAGCTAATAGCTGCTGACCAGGTGGGTGAGCTGAGCGCAGAAACGAACGCGGTAGATGGGGCTGCTGCGCTGAAGCCTGTAAAACTGCTGTGGGAAGAATCTGCTTACTGGTCTGTTGCGGACCCCGACAAAGGCGTGCTGCAAATATCCTCAACCCGCAGTGACGGGCTCTGTGCCCTGTGGGCCGGCAAGGTTGATGGGCCGCGGATGCGACTACTCGTTGACACACTCGTGAGAGCCAGTGGGGCACCGGAAATCAAGCAGGGTGAACGGCTCTACGGATTAGTGGAATCGGACGTGTTCTTCACAGAAACCCTGAAGGGCGCGGAGCAAATGGTGACTTCCGGCCGCGTCACCAGGGTGGAAGATCCGAAACCTGGTGGCGAGAACGGTCTTGCACCGAGTGAGGGTACTTCGGATGCAAGTGAGGGTACTTCGGATGAGTGA
- a CDS encoding YgfZ/GcvT domain-containing protein, with product MSEQQAEATTPQINQSTPAANPSTPASTEGTSVNTEGTPLHFGDMSGEQWALEKGEAVTPLSHLGVVRVSGADRQSWLTTLSSQVITGMQPGQSRELLLLDVRGHIDFAAAVGDDGEGTLLILERERVDSLVDFLNSMKFMLRVEVADISDDVEVFGRVVPKGTAFDVLEGSALTWVDPWPDVQPGGATYTPEGFNHPADSRRRVLDLIPKAKAQAVSSKYPQAGMVAWEALRVEDLRPRWATEVDAKAVPHELDWLRTAVHIDKGCYCGQETVARILNLGRPPRRLVLLQLDGSRSWQAQHGDEVKVGERRVGVVTTPVRHADYGPMALALVRRGLDPAVQVDVMTEDGPVAAAQEIVVDPQGKSSVSPEERPGANLRGGLGRQLRRGRKTK from the coding sequence ATGAGTGAACAGCAAGCTGAAGCAACCACTCCGCAGATAAACCAAAGTACCCCCGCCGCTAATCCAAGTACCCCCGCGAGCACCGAGGGTACCTCAGTTAACACCGAAGGTACCCCCCTGCATTTTGGGGACATGTCGGGCGAGCAGTGGGCATTAGAGAAGGGGGAGGCCGTTACCCCCCTGAGCCATCTGGGTGTCGTGAGGGTATCTGGGGCGGATCGGCAGTCTTGGCTCACGACGCTTTCGTCTCAGGTAATTACTGGAATGCAGCCAGGGCAGTCGCGTGAGCTGCTGCTTTTGGATGTGCGCGGGCACATAGATTTTGCTGCGGCTGTGGGTGACGACGGTGAAGGTACCCTCCTGATTTTGGAACGTGAACGCGTGGATTCTCTGGTTGATTTTCTTAATAGCATGAAGTTCATGTTGCGTGTTGAAGTTGCGGATATTTCAGACGATGTTGAGGTATTTGGTCGCGTGGTACCTAAGGGAACTGCGTTTGATGTGTTGGAGGGATCAGCTCTCACGTGGGTGGATCCTTGGCCTGATGTGCAGCCTGGGGGCGCTACCTATACGCCTGAGGGATTCAACCACCCAGCGGATTCACGTCGGCGCGTGTTAGATCTCATTCCGAAGGCGAAAGCGCAGGCAGTGAGCTCCAAGTACCCTCAAGCGGGAATGGTCGCATGGGAGGCACTTCGGGTGGAGGATTTGCGGCCCCGGTGGGCTACGGAAGTAGATGCGAAAGCGGTTCCGCACGAGCTGGATTGGCTACGTACTGCAGTGCATATTGATAAAGGCTGCTATTGCGGTCAAGAAACGGTGGCGCGGATTCTGAACCTAGGGCGGCCCCCGCGACGTCTGGTGCTGTTGCAGTTAGATGGTTCGCGTTCGTGGCAGGCCCAACACGGTGATGAAGTCAAGGTTGGGGAGCGGCGAGTGGGAGTGGTTACGACTCCGGTTCGGCATGCGGATTATGGTCCCATGGCGCTCGCGCTGGTGCGTCGCGGTTTGGACCCGGCGGTGCAAGTGGATGTAATGACTGAGGATGGTCCGGTAGCTGCTGCGCAAGAAATAGTCGTTGACCCTCAGGGGAAATCGTCTGTATCTCCCGAAGAACGGCCCGGCGCAAATTTGCGGGGCGGACTGGGGCGGCAACTGCGGCGCGGACGCAAAACAAAGTGA
- the dtd gene encoding D-aminoacyl-tRNA deacylase translates to MRALIQRVNGAQVSVGGEVIGAIEGEGLCVLLGVTHADGPDQVKVIARKIASLRLLHEEKSVVDVGAPVLLISQFTLYGDVRKGRRPTWSKAAPGEVAEPLVDAVAKSLREEHGVHVETGKFGADMQVQLVNDGPFTIMVESEA, encoded by the coding sequence ATGCGGGCGTTAATTCAGCGGGTAAATGGTGCACAGGTGAGTGTCGGTGGGGAAGTGATCGGCGCGATTGAGGGCGAAGGTCTGTGCGTCCTTCTGGGGGTTACGCATGCGGATGGGCCGGACCAGGTGAAGGTGATTGCCCGTAAGATCGCGTCTTTGCGTTTGTTACATGAGGAAAAGTCTGTGGTAGACGTGGGGGCGCCAGTGCTGCTGATTTCGCAGTTCACCTTGTATGGGGATGTGCGGAAAGGTCGGCGTCCCACGTGGAGTAAAGCAGCTCCCGGTGAGGTTGCGGAACCGCTTGTTGATGCGGTTGCAAAGTCCCTGCGCGAAGAACACGGGGTGCATGTGGAGACGGGCAAGTTCGGTGCCGACATGCAGGTGCAACTAGTTAATGATGGCCCGTTTACCATAATGGTGGAATCCGAAGCATAG
- a CDS encoding ATP-dependent Clp protease ATP-binding subunit produces the protein MFERFTDRARRVVVLAQNEARNLNHNYIGTEHLLLGLIQEGEGVAAKALEMMNIEREATRNAVIEIIGEGQQTSTGHIPFTPRAKKVLELSLREALQLGHNYIGTEHILLGLIREGEGVAAKVLTELGADLSQVRQTVIQLLQGYQRSGADGRESVGVGAPTRGGQQQANSAVLEQFGRSLTNAAREGELDPVIGRKNEMERVMQILSRRTKNNPVLIGEPGVGKTAVVEGLAQAIVHGEVPETIHDKQIYSLDMGSLVAGSRYRGDFEERLKKILKEIKSRGDIILFIDEIHTLVGAGAAEGAIDAAQILKPMLARGELQTIGATTLDEYRKYIEKDAALERRFQPVKVDEPSVDETIQILKGLRDRYEAHHRIIITDEALAAAAQMADRYVSDRFLPDKAIDLVDEAGARMRILRMTAPPELRELDEKIADVRRGKESAIDDQDFERAASLRDEEKQLIAQREEKDASWRAGDMDTIGEIGEPEIAEVLAMSTGIPVVKLTEGESKKLLRMEDELHKRIVGQDEAVRAIAQSIRRTGSGLKDPRRPGGSFIFAGPTGVGKTELAKALAEFLFGDEDALIQLDMSEYSEKHTASRLFGAPPGYVGYDEGGQLTEKVRRRPFSVVLFDEVEKAHADIFNSLLQILEEGRLTDSQGRVVDFKNTIIIMTTNLGTRDINKGVLTGFQAEGSLVNDYDRMKAKVNEELKQHFRPEFLNRVDETIVFPPLTKEQIVKIVDLMIVQLEGRMKEQNMGLEVTPAARLLLADKGFDPVLGARPLRRAIQREVEDALSERILFGEIHEGDTVVVDTEGEKGEETFTFTPRPHADDGEKALTAGSDDAESEK, from the coding sequence ATGTTCGAACGGTTTACCGATCGTGCCCGTCGCGTTGTGGTGCTTGCACAGAACGAGGCGCGCAACTTGAACCACAATTACATTGGTACTGAACACCTTTTACTGGGGTTAATCCAGGAAGGTGAGGGAGTTGCGGCTAAAGCGCTCGAAATGATGAACATCGAACGCGAAGCCACCCGGAACGCTGTGATTGAGATAATTGGTGAGGGACAGCAGACAAGCACCGGGCACATTCCTTTCACGCCCCGGGCAAAGAAGGTGCTGGAGTTGTCGTTGCGCGAAGCGCTGCAGCTGGGGCACAACTACATCGGTACCGAACATATTCTGCTGGGTCTGATCCGTGAAGGTGAGGGCGTGGCTGCGAAAGTGCTGACGGAACTGGGGGCGGACCTGTCTCAGGTGCGGCAAACAGTTATTCAACTTCTGCAGGGGTACCAGCGTTCAGGTGCGGATGGGCGCGAAAGCGTGGGGGTTGGCGCGCCCACGCGCGGTGGTCAGCAGCAGGCTAACTCCGCGGTTTTGGAACAGTTCGGCCGGTCCCTCACGAATGCGGCGCGGGAAGGTGAACTAGACCCGGTTATTGGCCGTAAGAACGAGATGGAACGGGTCATGCAGATCCTGTCTCGGCGCACTAAAAACAATCCTGTGCTGATTGGTGAACCCGGGGTTGGTAAAACCGCGGTGGTAGAAGGGTTAGCGCAAGCGATTGTTCATGGTGAAGTGCCAGAAACGATCCACGATAAGCAGATTTACAGTCTGGACATGGGCTCACTTGTAGCGGGTTCGCGTTACCGCGGTGATTTTGAGGAGCGCCTCAAGAAAATTTTGAAAGAGATCAAAAGCCGCGGGGATATCATTTTGTTCATTGATGAGATCCACACGCTCGTCGGTGCCGGCGCGGCGGAAGGCGCGATTGATGCGGCGCAAATTCTGAAGCCGATGCTGGCGCGTGGTGAACTGCAAACCATTGGTGCGACCACGCTGGATGAGTACCGTAAGTACATTGAGAAGGACGCGGCTTTGGAGCGGCGGTTCCAGCCGGTTAAGGTGGATGAACCGTCGGTTGATGAGACGATTCAGATCCTCAAGGGCCTGCGCGATCGGTATGAAGCGCATCACCGGATCATTATTACGGATGAGGCATTAGCTGCGGCCGCGCAGATGGCGGACCGGTACGTGTCGGATCGGTTCTTGCCAGATAAGGCGATTGACCTGGTGGATGAGGCGGGTGCGCGGATGCGTATCTTGCGGATGACGGCTCCGCCGGAACTGCGGGAGCTTGATGAGAAGATCGCGGACGTGCGCCGGGGCAAAGAATCAGCGATTGACGACCAAGATTTCGAACGGGCCGCGTCACTGCGTGATGAGGAGAAGCAGCTGATTGCGCAGCGGGAAGAAAAGGACGCTTCTTGGCGGGCTGGGGACATGGATACGATCGGTGAGATTGGGGAACCTGAGATTGCTGAGGTTCTGGCCATGTCGACTGGGATTCCGGTGGTTAAACTCACGGAGGGTGAGTCGAAGAAGCTGCTGCGGATGGAAGACGAGCTGCATAAGCGGATCGTGGGGCAGGATGAGGCGGTTCGGGCGATTGCGCAGTCGATTCGCCGCACGGGTTCTGGTTTGAAGGATCCGCGCCGGCCCGGTGGCTCGTTCATCTTCGCTGGTCCCACGGGTGTTGGGAAGACGGAGTTGGCGAAGGCGTTGGCGGAGTTCTTGTTCGGTGATGAGGACGCGCTGATCCAGCTGGATATGAGTGAGTACTCTGAGAAGCACACGGCTTCGCGCTTGTTTGGTGCGCCTCCGGGGTACGTGGGGTATGACGAGGGTGGTCAGCTGACTGAGAAAGTTCGTCGCCGCCCGTTCTCCGTGGTTTTGTTCGATGAGGTTGAGAAGGCGCATGCGGACATTTTCAACTCGTTGCTGCAGATCCTGGAGGAAGGTCGGCTCACGGACTCGCAGGGCCGGGTCGTGGACTTTAAGAACACGATCATTATCATGACCACGAACCTAGGTACCCGCGATATTAACAAGGGTGTGCTGACTGGTTTCCAGGCTGAGGGGTCGTTGGTGAATGATTACGACCGGATGAAGGCTAAGGTTAATGAGGAGCTGAAGCAGCATTTCCGGCCGGAGTTCTTGAACCGCGTGGATGAGACGATTGTGTTCCCGCCGCTGACGAAGGAACAGATTGTGAAGATCGTGGATCTCATGATTGTCCAGTTGGAAGGCCGTATGAAAGAGCAGAACATGGGGCTGGAGGTCACGCCTGCTGCCCGGCTGCTGCTTGCAGATAAGGGCTTTGACCCGGTCCTTGGGGCCCGTCCGCTGCGGCGCGCGATTCAGCGTGAGGTGGAGGATGCGTTGTCTGAACGGATCTTGTTTGGCGAGATTCATGAGGGCGACACCGTGGTTGTCGACACGGAAGGTGAGAAAGGTGAAGAGACTTTCACATTCACTCCGCGTCCGCACGCAGATGATGGTGAGAAAGCTCTGACCGCGGGATCTGATGACGCGGAGTCTGAGAAGTAG
- the ppdK gene encoding pyruvate, phosphate dikinase: MVKYVYDFSEGDKDMRDLLGGKGANLAEMTKLDLPVPPGFTITTDACRAYLEKGSVPEKLSVEVTKHLRGMEDLIGRRLGDSEDPLLVSVRSGAKFSMPGMMETVLNIGLNDESVLGLAKIADDERFAWDSYRRLIQMFGKTVMDIEGDGFEEALSAIKDERGVRFDYELTADDLKELVSTFKKIVKEETGREFPQDPREQMDQGIEAVFRSWNTERAKIYRRRERIPHTLGTAVNVQTMVFGNMGETSGTGVCFTRDPSTGHSGVYGDYLMNAQGEDVVAGIRNTEALATLGEHDEKSYKELLGIMRRLETHYKDMCDIEFTIERGKLWMLQTRVGKRTAAAAFRIATQLNDERLITQDEALGRVSGAQLTQLMFPQFDDEAEKVLLTRAMAASPGAAVGEIVFNNEEAEEAAAAGRPCILVRRETNPEDLPGMVAAEGVLTSRGGKTSHAAVVARGMGKTCVTGAEALTVDVNAHTIKVGDKILKAGDTIAIDGTTGEVFVGDVPVVDSVVTTYLTRGLEEGLAAAKGDKDMIELVHSVDRLLTHADKVRRLDVRANADTPEDAARALGFGAQGIGLCRTEHMFLGSRRALIERVILSEEGTSDRQEAFDALEALQKDDFKKILKEMDGKPMTVRLIDPPLHEFLPDLTDLEVKVAVAKATDGKADEKDERMLEAVRRMHESNPMLGLRGVRLGIYLPGLFTLQIRALVDAAVELKKEGADPHPEIMVPLVGSVSELAHIRSEAEQIVAEKTNGYDLDVQIGAMIELPRAAITAETLAEEADFFSFGTNDLTQTVWGFSRDDVEGVFIPKYIEEQIFGVSPFETIDQHGVGRLVQEGVERARSTKPDIKLGVCGEHGGDPDSIRFFHQVGLDYVSCSPFRVPVARLEAGRSAVLD; encoded by the coding sequence ATGGTCAAGTACGTTTATGACTTCTCTGAAGGCGACAAGGACATGCGTGACTTGCTGGGTGGCAAGGGCGCGAACTTGGCGGAAATGACGAAACTGGACCTTCCAGTACCTCCCGGGTTCACTATCACAACGGATGCGTGCCGGGCATACCTGGAGAAGGGATCGGTTCCAGAGAAGCTATCCGTAGAGGTCACGAAGCACTTGCGGGGTATGGAGGACCTCATTGGCCGGCGGCTAGGTGACAGTGAAGATCCGCTGCTTGTTTCGGTGCGGTCGGGTGCGAAGTTCTCGATGCCCGGCATGATGGAGACGGTCCTGAACATTGGTTTGAATGACGAGTCCGTTTTGGGGCTGGCTAAGATCGCGGATGATGAGCGGTTTGCTTGGGATTCGTACCGGCGTCTAATCCAGATGTTCGGTAAGACCGTTATGGATATTGAGGGAGACGGGTTCGAGGAAGCGCTGTCTGCGATTAAAGATGAACGCGGCGTGCGTTTCGACTACGAGCTAACTGCTGACGACTTGAAGGAATTGGTTTCTACCTTCAAGAAGATCGTTAAAGAGGAAACGGGGCGGGAGTTCCCGCAGGATCCTCGTGAGCAGATGGATCAGGGAATTGAGGCTGTGTTCCGCTCGTGGAATACGGAGCGGGCGAAGATTTACCGGCGCCGGGAACGGATTCCACACACGCTGGGTACAGCTGTGAACGTTCAGACAATGGTGTTTGGCAATATGGGGGAAACGTCCGGTACGGGCGTGTGCTTCACCCGCGACCCCTCCACTGGGCACTCGGGTGTGTACGGTGACTATTTGATGAACGCGCAGGGTGAGGACGTGGTTGCGGGTATCCGGAACACGGAAGCACTGGCGACTTTGGGTGAGCACGATGAGAAGTCGTACAAGGAACTGCTCGGGATTATGCGTCGGTTGGAGACGCATTACAAGGACATGTGCGACATTGAGTTCACGATTGAGCGGGGCAAACTGTGGATGCTACAAACCCGCGTGGGGAAGCGCACTGCGGCGGCAGCGTTCCGCATCGCGACCCAGCTTAACGATGAGCGTTTGATCACGCAGGATGAGGCGTTGGGACGCGTTTCGGGGGCGCAGTTGACTCAGCTGATGTTCCCCCAGTTCGACGACGAAGCGGAGAAAGTTCTTCTCACCCGCGCGATGGCAGCTTCCCCAGGTGCTGCAGTGGGGGAGATTGTTTTTAATAATGAGGAGGCTGAGGAGGCCGCAGCTGCGGGCCGTCCGTGCATCCTGGTGCGCCGGGAAACTAACCCAGAGGACCTGCCGGGCATGGTCGCTGCTGAAGGTGTGTTGACGTCGCGCGGTGGGAAAACTTCGCACGCAGCAGTGGTGGCGCGTGGCATGGGGAAGACCTGTGTTACGGGCGCTGAAGCGCTGACGGTGGACGTCAATGCGCACACCATTAAGGTGGGCGACAAGATCTTGAAGGCGGGGGACACGATCGCGATTGACGGCACCACCGGTGAAGTGTTCGTCGGTGACGTGCCGGTCGTTGATTCCGTGGTGACCACGTACTTGACGCGTGGTTTAGAAGAGGGATTGGCCGCAGCTAAGGGCGACAAGGACATGATTGAACTTGTGCATTCCGTGGATCGCCTGTTGACTCACGCTGATAAGGTCCGTCGTTTGGATGTGCGCGCGAACGCGGACACGCCTGAGGATGCGGCGCGTGCCCTCGGGTTTGGCGCCCAGGGGATTGGACTGTGCCGGACTGAACACATGTTCCTAGGGTCCCGGCGGGCTCTGATTGAACGGGTAATTCTGTCTGAGGAAGGTACCAGCGACCGGCAGGAAGCGTTTGATGCGCTTGAGGCACTGCAGAAAGACGATTTCAAGAAGATCTTGAAAGAGATGGATGGCAAGCCCATGACGGTGCGTCTAATTGACCCGCCGCTGCACGAGTTCTTGCCGGATCTGACGGATCTGGAAGTGAAGGTCGCTGTCGCTAAAGCCACAGATGGGAAAGCGGATGAGAAGGACGAGCGGATGCTCGAGGCCGTGCGGCGGATGCATGAGTCGAACCCCATGCTTGGTCTGCGCGGTGTGCGCTTAGGGATTTACTTGCCGGGCTTGTTCACGCTGCAGATCCGTGCGCTCGTCGATGCGGCTGTGGAGTTGAAGAAGGAAGGTGCGGATCCGCATCCGGAGATCATGGTGCCACTGGTTGGGTCTGTGTCGGAGCTGGCGCATATTCGCAGTGAAGCAGAGCAGATCGTGGCTGAGAAGACGAATGGTTACGACCTGGACGTGCAGATTGGCGCGATGATTGAACTGCCGCGCGCCGCGATTACAGCTGAAACGCTCGCGGAGGAAGCGGACTTCTTCTCGTTCGGAACTAACGACTTGACGCAGACAGTTTGGGGTTTCTCCCGCGACGACGTTGAGGGCGTGTTCATCCCGAAGTACATTGAGGAACAGATTTTCGGGGTGTCTCCGTTTGAAACCATTGACCAGCACGGTGTGGGCCGCCTCGTCCAAGAAGGGGTTGAGCGCGCCAGGTCGACGAAACCCGATATTAAACTCGGGGTGTGTGGCGAGCATGGTGGGGACCCAGATTCCATCCGGTTCTTCCACCAAGTTGGGTTGGATTATGTTTCTTGCTCACCTTTCCGCGTGCCTGTTGCCCGCCTTGAGGCTGGTCGCAGCGCAGTGCTGGACTAG